The Paenibacillus spongiae nucleotide sequence TCCGTCAATGAAGTCGTAGGTACGCCATACAAATGGGGAGGTACGACGACGGACGGCTTCGATTGCTCGGGCTTCATCCTGCACATTTTCAAACAGTTCGATGTGAAGCTTCCGAGAACGTCGAAGACCCAGGCGAATACCGGAGAAAAGGTGGAGAAGGACGATCTCCGTCCCGGCGATCTCGTTTTCTTCAATACGGATGGCAAAGGAATCTCGCATGCGGGCATCTACGTCGGAGACGGGAATTTTGCCCATTCTTCCAGCAGCAAAGGGGTGCGCATAAGCGGGCTGTCGGATTCCTATTATAAGAAAAGATATGTCACGGCCCGCCGTGTCGTATCGGAACAAGTCTATAAAAGCATGATGAATAGTATCCATTAAACTGCAGGTCGGGATAGGTTTGGATCCGCAACAAAGACGGACGCTGGTGCAGCAGCGTCCGGAATAAGAAACGCGGCTGGACAGGTTGAGGGCTGTCCAGCCGCGTTTCATGCATGTTAAAGGCTCAGGCGGGCAACTTCGTGCTCAGCCCCATCCTGTCTCATGGAATTTCACATGTATATTGACGTAAGATACGGACAACAACTACAATTCGTTGTATACATGCGAGCGAAGATACTCAATCTGTGACATATCGAAGCAGGAATAGGGGGGCTGAAAGTGAAGGTTCAGCGGATGAAACTAAGTGAAGAAGGCTTGAACCGTTTCTTCGGGTCGCTTGAAGCCCAAATTATGGAGATCGTATGGGGCCGCGGAGAGGTCACGATCAAGGAAGTCCAGGCATCGCTTGATGAAGAGCTTTCCTTCAATACGGTAATGACGGTATTGAATCGCCTTTCCGATAAAGGACATTTGAAGAAAACGATAACCGGCAAAGGAAGAAATAGATTGAGCTCCTTCCAGCCGGTCCAGAGCAAGGAAGAGTTTATTCAAGAGCAGACACGTGCCGTTACGGAGGGGCTTGTTCACGAGTACGGACCGATCGTTCTGAATCATCTATTCAACGCTGTCGAGCAGGCGGACCCCAAACTGATGGATTTATTGGAGGCCCGACTAGAAGAGTGGAAGCGTGGCAAATCATGAGATTCCAGAAGCATCGCCTCGTATTTGTGAGCATGATGGCCATCAGCGCGTTTGTCTGGCTTCAGATGGCGATCTATCTTCTCCATGAGGTGTTTGGACTCCGGCCCAAATGGAATCTATTGCAATACTGCGTCGCCGCGGTAAGCGAACAGACGGTGCTGAATCAAATCGTGCTAATCGGATTGAATGGCATCATGGCCTACAGCATAGGAATGATCATATGGTTCATCGGTCAGCAGGCTGTCATGGAGAGAAGATGGCTGGCAAGGATGAAGATGAATCGCCATAACCGCTTGTCCAAGCAGTTGAACCGGAAGTACCGCTCGCTCGGCTATGAAATCACGGTAATCCGCCATGATTCCATGCTGGCGCTGACCTTTGGGTTTATCCGGCCGAGAATCCTAGTATCGACCGCGCTGCTCTCCAATTTTACGGAACGTGAAATGGATGCCATTGTACTCCACGAGGTCAGTCATTGCCGCAATTACGATCCTCTCCGGTTGTTATTGGTGAAGATGATGAAGGACAGCTTGCCGTTCATTCCGGTCTTACATCGCATGTCGCATTATATCGAGGTATGGGTAGAGCTGGAGGCGGACCGTTACGCGATTGAACAGATGAAATCGCCGATCGATCTGGCGAACGTGCTGCTGCGGTACTCTCGATTTAGCCAAAGAAGCCTCGTCGGCGTCGGGTTCGCCGATGAAGCGATCAATTACCGCCTGCAGCAGCTGATCGAGCCCAAAAGTAAAATCCGCGTCCCGATCTTGAATATCATTCCGTTATCGATATCCTCGCTCATGATCTTTATCATTAGCAATATTTTTGTAAGCGGCTGCGCATAGCCGCTTTCTTCGCGGTCATTACACTACTTAGTGTAGTTAAATGGCAGGCTGATCTCTCATGCTGAAGGCGGAGCTTCCTGATTACAAAACGGACGGTTTCGGAGGGACTATCGTATCCCAGCCTGTTCCTGCTACTATGAAATAAAGGAGATATCTCATGAATGCTGCTGATCTAACGCTGTGGATCGTATTCGGCGCCGGATTTCTTTCGTTCATTTCGCCTTGCTGTCTGCCGCTCTATCCTTCGTTCCTGTCTTATATTACAGGCGTATCGGTCGAGGATTTGAAGGAAAGCGGCGGCATGGTTCAGAAGCAAGCTTTATTGCATACGGTTTTCTTCATTATCGGGTTTTCCATCATCTTCTTTGCGTTGGGATTATCGGCCAGTCTGGTCGGGGGTCTCTTCTCGGAGAACCAGGACTTAATACGGCAGCTTGGCGGTATTATGGTCGCCGTGTTCGGAATGGTCATGATGGGCATCATTACGCCGAAGCTATTCATGAAAAATATCCGTTTCGAATGGAAACGCAGACCGGTAGGCTATCTGGGATCCGTTCTGGTCGGAATCACCTACGCGGCTGGGTGGACGCCATGCGTCGGGCCTATATTGGCTGCAGTGTTGGCTCTGGGAGTAAGCAATCCGAGCCAAGCGATGATCTATACCGCATCATACACGATCGGTTTTGCCATTCCGTTCTTCATCATGGCCTTCTTCATTGGAAAGATGAAATGGATGCTCAACTATTCGAACCGCATGATGAAGATCGGGGGAGCGTTAATGATCTTGACCGGAGTCTTGCTCTATACCGATAAAATGACGGACATTACGATCTTCTTCATTCAGATTTACGGCGGGT carries:
- a CDS encoding C40 family peptidase; this translates as MKKTIIAIVGALAVFTSGAGSVYADQPKLTASVNEVVGTPYKWGGTTTDGFDCSGFILHIFKQFDVKLPRTSKTQANTGEKVEKDDLRPGDLVFFNTDGKGISHAGIYVGDGNFAHSSSSKGVRISGLSDSYYKKRYVTARRVVSEQVYKSMMNSIH
- a CDS encoding BlaI/MecI/CopY family transcriptional regulator, giving the protein MKVQRMKLSEEGLNRFFGSLEAQIMEIVWGRGEVTIKEVQASLDEELSFNTVMTVLNRLSDKGHLKKTITGKGRNRLSSFQPVQSKEEFIQEQTRAVTEGLVHEYGPIVLNHLFNAVEQADPKLMDLLEARLEEWKRGKS
- a CDS encoding M56 family metallopeptidase, whose product is MEAWQIMRFQKHRLVFVSMMAISAFVWLQMAIYLLHEVFGLRPKWNLLQYCVAAVSEQTVLNQIVLIGLNGIMAYSIGMIIWFIGQQAVMERRWLARMKMNRHNRLSKQLNRKYRSLGYEITVIRHDSMLALTFGFIRPRILVSTALLSNFTEREMDAIVLHEVSHCRNYDPLRLLLVKMMKDSLPFIPVLHRMSHYIEVWVELEADRYAIEQMKSPIDLANVLLRYSRFSQRSLVGVGFADEAINYRLQQLIEPKSKIRVPILNIIPLSISSLMIFIISNIFVSGCA
- a CDS encoding cytochrome c biogenesis CcdA family protein, producing the protein MNAADLTLWIVFGAGFLSFISPCCLPLYPSFLSYITGVSVEDLKESGGMVQKQALLHTVFFIIGFSIIFFALGLSASLVGGLFSENQDLIRQLGGIMVAVFGMVMMGIITPKLFMKNIRFEWKRRPVGYLGSVLVGITYAAGWTPCVGPILAAVLALGVSNPSQAMIYTASYTIGFAIPFFIMAFFIGKMKWMLNYSNRMMKIGGALMILTGVLLYTDKMTDITIFFIQIYGGFTGF